A genomic segment from Vicinamibacterales bacterium encodes:
- the accD gene encoding acetyl-CoA carboxylase, carboxyltransferase subunit beta, whose protein sequence is MPWFKRRRKPIESRVGRASRVPEGLWAKCPACAQILYKKNLVANLSVCAKCGFHFRLSAVDRLESLFDDGWVEHDKSLASTDPLKFEDTKPYGARLEAGMASTGLRDAIIVASGQVDGYPAVIAAMEYGFIGGSMGIVMGEKITRAIERALNNLLPIVIVSCSGGARMMEGTLSLMQMAKISAALARLDRARLPYISVLTDPTTGGVTASFAMLGDLNIAEPKALIGFAGPRVIEQTIRQKLPEGFQRSEFLQEHGMLDAVVDRRELKKTLSRALRFMGANRTVVDTTSQETTAVEKGLDESVDTGPDTGPAELSVSGPRKETDSGTDRPNATKKP, encoded by the coding sequence ATGCCGTGGTTCAAGCGACGTCGGAAACCGATCGAGTCAAGAGTAGGGCGCGCGAGTCGCGTCCCAGAAGGGCTCTGGGCTAAGTGCCCTGCTTGTGCGCAAATCCTTTATAAGAAGAACCTAGTCGCCAATCTGAGTGTTTGTGCGAAGTGTGGTTTTCATTTCAGATTAAGCGCAGTCGATCGTCTCGAGTCGTTGTTTGACGATGGGTGGGTTGAACACGACAAATCACTCGCTTCAACTGATCCACTCAAGTTCGAAGACACGAAACCGTACGGGGCACGGCTGGAAGCAGGGATGGCATCAACTGGACTCAGGGATGCGATCATCGTTGCTTCCGGGCAGGTCGACGGCTACCCCGCCGTCATTGCGGCGATGGAATACGGGTTCATCGGTGGCAGCATGGGCATCGTTATGGGTGAGAAAATTACTCGCGCCATCGAGCGAGCTCTTAACAATCTGTTGCCTATCGTCATCGTGTCATGCTCCGGTGGTGCCCGTATGATGGAAGGAACACTGTCTCTGATGCAGATGGCCAAGATCAGCGCAGCCTTGGCCCGATTAGACCGGGCACGGCTCCCCTACATTTCGGTCCTTACCGACCCCACCACGGGCGGAGTCACAGCCAGCTTTGCGATGTTGGGCGACCTCAACATTGCCGAGCCGAAGGCGTTAATTGGCTTCGCTGGCCCAAGAGTAATCGAACAAACAATCCGTCAGAAATTACCTGAGGGATTTCAGCGTAGTGAGTTCCTTCAAGAACACGGCATGCTTGACGCTGTCGTGGACCGTCGGGAACTCAAGAAAACGCTGTCGAGAGCATTGAGGTTTATGGGTGCAAACCGCACTGTGGTGGATACCACCTCTCAAGAAACAACGGCAGTCGAGAAAGGCCTAGACGAATCAGTCGATACAGGGCCTGATACCGGACCGGCTGAGTTATCAGTGTCGGGTCCACGTAAGGAAACAGATTCAGGCACGGATAGGCCCAACGCAACCAAGAAGCCCTGA
- the menC gene encoding o-succinylbenzoate synthase: protein MRINRIELRLVRLPLVQFFETSFGRIHDREFIVVMVDGDGQRGYGECVADRDPFYSSETSKTAWHILTDYLVPLGLGVEFSHPRDVFPAFAQVRGHNMAKAALEMAAWDLYARQSSLPLSQVLGGSRTTIASGVSIGIQDSLEQLGDKVAAELAAGYKRIKMKIKPGWDIEAVASVRQRFGGIPLMVDANAAYTLADAEHLAILDQYDLMMIEQPLHYDDVHDHAQLQRRLRTPICLDESIHTLHNATEALTVGACRIINIKPGRIGGHAQSIHLHDLCAEHGVPVWHGGMLESGIGRMHNIHLSTLQNFTLPGDVSASCRYFEPDLIEPPVELQSDGTISVPTLPGLGVTVVEERIDRATERAVTLGP from the coding sequence ATGAGAATTAACCGGATCGAATTGCGGCTGGTCCGACTGCCGCTCGTCCAGTTCTTTGAAACTAGTTTCGGAAGAATTCATGACCGAGAGTTCATCGTTGTAATGGTGGACGGTGACGGCCAGCGTGGTTACGGTGAGTGTGTTGCCGATCGTGATCCGTTCTATAGCTCTGAGACATCCAAAACCGCTTGGCATATCCTGACGGACTATCTCGTACCACTTGGACTAGGTGTTGAGTTTTCGCATCCGCGTGACGTTTTTCCAGCTTTTGCTCAAGTGCGAGGACACAACATGGCCAAGGCTGCACTTGAAATGGCTGCCTGGGACCTTTATGCTCGCCAGTCCAGCCTGCCGTTGTCCCAGGTGCTTGGTGGTTCTCGCACCACGATTGCGTCAGGTGTTTCAATAGGGATCCAAGATTCGCTCGAACAACTTGGCGACAAGGTTGCTGCGGAATTGGCAGCCGGGTACAAGCGCATCAAGATGAAGATCAAGCCAGGCTGGGATATTGAGGCCGTCGCCTCAGTCCGCCAGCGCTTTGGCGGAATTCCACTTATGGTTGACGCAAACGCTGCTTACACGCTAGCGGATGCTGAGCACTTAGCGATTTTGGACCAGTATGACCTAATGATGATCGAACAACCTCTACATTACGACGACGTTCATGATCACGCTCAATTACAAAGGCGACTCCGCACCCCAATCTGCCTCGATGAATCGATTCACACGCTGCACAACGCTACGGAAGCGCTCACAGTGGGAGCGTGCCGTATCATCAACATTAAACCGGGTCGCATTGGCGGCCATGCGCAGTCGATCCATCTTCACGACTTGTGTGCTGAGCACGGGGTTCCGGTGTGGCATGGTGGGATGCTTGAGAGCGGGATCGGACGGATGCACAACATCCATCTTTCAACGCTGCAGAACTTCACGCTCCCGGGCGATGTGTCGGCGAGTTGTCGCTATTTTGAACCAGATTTGATTGAACCTCCGGTCGAATTACAGAGCGACGGAACTATCAGTGTGCCCACGTTGCCTGGTCTGGGAGTGACGGTTGTCGAGGAACGAATTGACCGCGCGACTGAACGTGCGGTGACTCTGGGCCCGTAG
- a CDS encoding deoxynucleoside kinase, producing the protein MAYVLIQPEIAAILNSRLDFRHIAIEGPLGAGKSRLAERLAVRLDAAPIQDVTENPFLADFYAARPGAAFQAQLFSLLARHRQQKQLQQPDLFNQSTISDYLFTKDKIYAYLNLDDNELSIYQRLFDLLVQDVVTPDLVIYLQSPSKVLNRRLKERAKRDPRRPLPDARYVQELNEAYNKYFFHYTATPLLVVETSQFDISWNDAALEDLSRQLRDMGLGTRYYVPRTGG; encoded by the coding sequence ATGGCCTACGTCCTCATTCAACCTGAAATCGCTGCTATACTGAACAGCAGATTGGATTTCCGTCACATTGCCATTGAAGGCCCGTTGGGAGCCGGTAAGTCACGGCTCGCCGAGCGACTCGCGGTGCGACTCGATGCGGCCCCGATACAGGACGTAACTGAGAACCCTTTCCTTGCCGATTTTTATGCTGCCCGCCCAGGTGCTGCGTTTCAGGCCCAACTATTTTCGCTTCTCGCACGTCACCGGCAGCAAAAGCAACTACAACAGCCTGACCTGTTTAATCAATCAACCATCAGCGATTACTTGTTTACCAAAGACAAAATCTACGCCTATCTAAATCTTGACGACAACGAGCTCTCCATTTACCAACGTCTATTCGATCTGCTGGTCCAGGACGTGGTCACACCTGACCTCGTCATCTATCTCCAATCGCCCTCGAAAGTGCTAAATCGACGGCTGAAAGAAAGGGCTAAGAGAGATCCCAGGCGGCCGTTACCCGATGCGCGCTACGTTCAGGAGCTCAACGAAGCGTATAACAAATATTTTTTTCACTACACCGCCACTCCGCTGCTAGTTGTAGAGACTTCACAGTTCGACATATCCTGGAATGACGCTGCCCTAGAAGATCTCTCACGGCAACTTCGCGACATGGGGCTGGGAACCAGGTATTACGTGCCGCGGACGGGAGGGTGA
- a CDS encoding HEAT repeat domain-containing protein: protein MTPPLEGAQGLQGKRATGSILHWGGTGIALSLLMAGCATAPPTVAPALTTRQKLAVILQLEHQRVIVPPEGAVVPLPGLMPGTPLPRTPSLFEFLEDPVARVRRRSAIALGRVGLSDAVEPLSASLADSNPAVRQMAAFSLGLIGEPEVADVLMTALSDPDPLVRGRAAEALSRLGVREAAPAVGQMVSEVASIAAQVDPDDMTYPQPPPVEAFRLGVIALTRLEAYQSLSTALLDTNNLSIVRWWPVAWAFQQLADPRAAGALTELIGGSGSYRISFAARGLGRLGDPTMAELLVPLLDPRRYDSQVIVSAVRALADLGARENIPTLMRLLQEPDLDFAILIEVLKALGRVGGAESTDLFLDLLSHPRSAIRVEALRGLANFDSQTFVLMLSGFDGDPHWSVRAALADILGSMNSDLAMARLEAMLDDPDRRVLPFVLRGLDASRATEVALQYLASDDVVMGRVAAQQLGVHTSAEGALALKRAYEMSQGGERAVLRRAIVEAIVTYGGSVSAELMHEALKDSDWSVRTRAAQVLDAEEVTKPYEGRIRPLPAPGFEEALTLAVPTVSPQVYLETDAGTIQIELLVLDAPLSSSRFAELAGNGYFHGVPFHDVVANGLVRGGDPRGDGFGGTGVTLRDELSERPILRGTVGLTLQGEEPETAEGQFFIALTPQPELDGHYTVIGRVVDGMAVVDGLTQWDVIRRTRVWDGVSMTGLE, encoded by the coding sequence ATGACCCCGCCTCTAGAAGGAGCGCAAGGGTTGCAAGGAAAACGTGCGACCGGCTCCATATTGCACTGGGGGGGAACGGGAATAGCGCTCTCACTGCTTATGGCCGGTTGCGCAACAGCGCCGCCGACGGTTGCTCCGGCCTTGACGACCAGACAGAAGCTCGCCGTCATTCTCCAATTGGAGCATCAACGTGTGATCGTTCCGCCTGAGGGTGCTGTGGTGCCGCTGCCTGGCTTGATGCCTGGCACGCCTCTTCCTCGGACACCCAGCTTATTCGAGTTTCTGGAAGACCCTGTGGCCAGAGTAAGACGTCGATCTGCGATCGCACTCGGAAGGGTCGGCTTATCCGATGCAGTGGAGCCACTTAGTGCATCTCTTGCTGATTCGAACCCCGCCGTGCGTCAGATGGCCGCGTTCTCTCTTGGTTTGATCGGGGAGCCGGAAGTCGCTGATGTACTCATGACCGCGCTCAGCGACCCGGATCCACTGGTGCGTGGTCGGGCAGCGGAGGCGCTAAGTCGGCTCGGGGTGCGTGAGGCAGCGCCAGCCGTCGGACAGATGGTCTCAGAGGTTGCTTCCATAGCTGCTCAAGTAGATCCCGATGACATGACCTATCCCCAGCCCCCTCCTGTCGAAGCCTTCCGTCTTGGGGTGATTGCACTTACGCGTCTTGAGGCGTATCAGTCGCTGTCGACGGCGCTACTTGATACTAATAATCTTTCAATAGTGCGTTGGTGGCCGGTGGCCTGGGCGTTCCAGCAACTTGCTGACCCAAGGGCAGCCGGAGCACTCACGGAGCTAATCGGAGGATCCGGCAGTTATCGAATTTCGTTTGCTGCCAGAGGTCTGGGACGTCTCGGCGATCCCACAATGGCTGAATTATTGGTTCCACTTCTTGATCCGCGCCGATACGACTCCCAGGTCATCGTGTCTGCAGTTCGGGCCTTGGCTGATTTGGGTGCCCGGGAGAACATCCCGACATTGATGCGCCTACTACAGGAACCAGATCTCGATTTCGCGATACTCATCGAAGTATTGAAGGCGCTCGGGCGAGTGGGTGGAGCTGAGTCGACGGACCTGTTTCTAGATCTGCTGTCACATCCGCGGTCAGCGATTAGGGTGGAAGCGCTTCGAGGACTGGCGAATTTCGATTCTCAAACATTTGTTCTTATGCTGTCAGGATTCGACGGTGATCCGCATTGGAGTGTCCGCGCGGCCCTCGCGGACATCCTTGGTTCAATGAATTCTGATCTGGCCATGGCGCGTCTTGAGGCGATGCTGGACGACCCCGACCGCCGGGTGTTGCCATTCGTGCTCAGAGGCCTGGATGCATCTAGAGCTACCGAGGTCGCGCTTCAATATTTGGCAAGTGACGATGTTGTGATGGGAAGGGTTGCGGCACAGCAACTCGGTGTGCATACATCGGCTGAAGGAGCCTTGGCTTTGAAGCGGGCCTATGAGATGAGCCAAGGAGGAGAGAGGGCAGTCTTACGGCGTGCCATCGTTGAGGCGATTGTGACCTACGGGGGCAGTGTTTCTGCGGAGTTAATGCACGAAGCGCTGAAAGATTCGGATTGGTCTGTGCGAACTCGTGCGGCGCAAGTGTTGGACGCCGAGGAGGTCACCAAACCATACGAGGGCAGAATCCGTCCGTTGCCAGCACCCGGCTTTGAAGAGGCTCTGACGCTGGCCGTTCCTACAGTGTCTCCGCAGGTCTACCTTGAAACGGACGCGGGAACGATTCAGATTGAATTATTAGTACTTGATGCCCCTCTATCGAGCAGTCGTTTCGCGGAGTTGGCTGGGAACGGGTATTTCCACGGAGTGCCGTTTCACGATGTAGTCGCAAATGGTCTGGTGAGGGGTGGAGACCCACGTGGCGACGGATTTGGAGGTACGGGTGTTACCTTGCGAGATGAGTTGAGTGAACGACCGATACTTCGTGGAACCGTAGGTTTAACGCTGCAAGGGGAAGAGCCAGAAACCGCAGAGGGGCAGTTCTTCATTGCACTCACACCTCAGCCTGAGCTCGATGGGCATTACACGGTCATCGGACGCGTTGTAGACGGAATGGCGGTCGTCGACGGTCTGACTCAATGGGACGTTATCCGGCGAACCCGTGTGTGGGATGGAGTCTCGATGACAGGACTAGAGTGA